CCTGTCATTAAAGGTCAGTATcacaagttttttttaaaaattaaaagtgtgCAGTTTAATACCTGCCTGCCTCTTTACCTCTATTTCCACTGCTAGTAGGACTAGTCCAGTACTGTGGAACCATCCCAGTTCTGAGGATTGTTGGAAAGCTATGTGTGATTTGTAGAGAAAACAAACTGGAATATCTAAATGTACTCCTATTCCAAATGAGggcaaaatacaattttctggGTTAATGAAAAAGGTTATTTTGGCTCTTGGttaatttgtttgggttttgtttttttttttttctttgggtggttttttggtttttgagattgtttgtttgtctgtttgggagaggtgggtttttttgttggttggttgtttttcttcttttaagttTGGAAAAAAGTTAGACATCAGCAAGTCGGAAGAAATtgaaatctgtgtgtgtggcaAGGGGTGTGATGGAATGTCTGCTCCTCATACCCTCTCCCACATAGTCCTGCTTCTactgtttttttgttattgttgttctTTTGAATTCCCTTTCTATAAATTGATGAGGAATATCCCAAACTAATGTCCCATATATAAGCTTCTCCGCTAGAAGAAGTTTTTGTGTCAACTAGctttcttttcattaatttttcctcccaaatcaGCAGGATCCCATTCCTAAACTTTACTCTCCAATGCTGAGGGATGGAAattagttttgcttttgtttattcctgcatttcaaaccAGATTAAATTCTTGTGAACACAGGACTGCAGTTTTCTGGAGTTCACACCCCTGAAGGGCAGTTTCTAATACAAGACTGGAAACAGAATTAAACTTATGTAGTATTTTGGGTACTATTTATGTAACTCCAGGTCTAAGGTTTTCTCATGAAGGGCAGAACTTCTGGAAGAGGTAACAAAAAGTAGTGTAAGAGGCACATGTTTTCATGGAAGACTTGCCCTTGCTTTACCCAGCTGGCCAGATCTTCACAGGTACCTCAGCTCCTTACTGCTGTACAGAACAGTTGAGCTGGGTGTTACCCTTTGGGGACTGTAATCTTCACTCTgaattaggagataaaaaaatctcttcatcTATACCTTCTCAGATTAATAAACTATGGCAGCagcaaaagtgaaaacaaaaatgatGCATGCACTTGTCTGTGTTATGtaagaaaatgtatttgaatgtttcttcctcTGGATTTGAGTCTTATCACATCCTTTTGCAGTTGTTGAGAAATTGAAAGTTTATTTCAGCTGGGGATGGTGACTGCATAGCCAAGGGTGGAGCAACTGATGAAAAAGACTGTATTTGATGTTACTTGGATTTAAGACAAATAGTGAAGTAAACTTGAGCATTCTTTGTGAAACTGCTTCTGGCAGCCTCGTTGCTTTCCTACTTCATCATTAGTGAGTATCTCTGCCAGTTAGTTGAATAACTGGGtcagcctggaagagaaaaaacatgttCCTTGATCTTGTGTGCTGTCCCTCCTGTTTTCCCATGTGTTTCTCTTTATAGCCCATTTCTCAGCTACCCAAGTTAGGAGCAGGTTTGCATTATCAAGTGTGAAGCTATGGGGGAGAGACAGGTACATCTGGTGAGTGTGGTGGGGAGAGAGAGCACAGGACTTTCTTCTCTCCAGGTACCTCagaggccaaggaaggggcacATTCAGCTGCTGGTTTGGGGTTTCCCCCGTTGCTCttggctggggaggggatgcactttgcagagctggagcaTCAGTGCCCTCCATGGGAAGGTGCTCAAGAGGGCAGGGAGGGTAATTTTGGGTACCACTGAATCTGCAGCGTGATTCACTTCCTGCCCAGCACATCAAGGAGACAAGGATGAGTTCAGGTGCAAACACAGcacacagggctctgccctggctaGATGGAGTTGGGGATTTTGTGTGTGATATTTTTCCTGATGACCAAATCTCCTTCAGTGTTGCCACGAGCTACATGTAACAAGAGCCTTAGTGATGGCTAAGACTTGGAGAAAGTTTCTGGTCTTGTTGCATGAATTCATGTTGCAATTGCCTGACCTAATTAGGTTAATTATTTCCAATCTTTATGCTCTCAAACTGAAAGAGCAATCCAGGCTGTAGCCCTGAATCAATCTTGGCTGAAACTGTGATGTGCTGATGAAAGAGGCAGTGGCATCAACATGCATTGCACCTCCCTGTAGTCCGCTGCTGACAATATCTCCAGAGTTTCACAGTTAATATGACCGACAGATAAAGAACTGCTGAGTAAAAACTGCTACatattctttaatttatttatgaaaaaaatcttctcatATTATGCCATATCATGTCTCCAGCATTTAGTCCTTTGTCCACTAGTTTTAAGATAGATTTGAGTCAAAATGTATGTGAATGGATGGTCCACTTAGCTTGTGCTCTCCCTAacttaaatattcttttttaggatttctttttattccctACTTCTGCTAAACcaaagagctttttcttttggaattaTCTAACATCACCAATATTTAGCTAACATCTAACAGCAGCAGTATTTTGCTATTAATATTTGGTGCTGATTATCCCATCATTTGTCAATGGCATCTATCCTTACTGTGAAGACCTTAACATTTTGATAGCCTCTCTTAGCAGGGCAGCATCCTGTTTGTTGCATTTAGTTTCTGTTCTTATATTTTTACTGTTGTGTCCCCCATGAATGAGATTTTAAGTTTTTAAGAATATAGCTGCCTTTCTGAAGTCTAAATGTcctgtaataaaatatttctcagagGGAAAATTACTTGGCAATAGTGTGTTCAGGATTAAAGATCATCTGATTccaaagccctgtccaacctggccttgaatgcttccagaaatgggacagccacagtttctctgggtgAAGAGTTCAAGCTATTGCCTGCCTGGGTGCAAGTTAGCAGctcttctcctgcagctcctgaaggGTTTCCTGGTGAAATGCAGCCTGAGAGGCCAGGTGTATCTCCTGTTCCAGGTATTTCCTTGTGCCTGTGTCCCTGGGATCCTGCCCGCTGTGAGCTGGCCTCCCCTGCCCAGGGTCATCTCTAAGGGAGTCAGAGCTCTGTCACACACACATTTCACAACATCAGCCTTCTTGAAATGCAAAAAGCATTTCCTTAAAAAAGGAGGGTTAAACTCTGGGAAAATtccaaaaggaaagcagaggctGTGACTTTTTGCAGTGGCAATTATTTGAAGTGAACTGCCTGTAAAGATTTTGCAGTTTGAAGTGGCAGGTTGCGTATTTTGTGCAGACAGGATTGTTAATGTGTGAAACATGCTAAAAATTGACCGATAAAGGCACCTGGATATTTCAAACATAAATAGTGTGTACCAAAATAGCTACAGAGCAGATGGCCTGGCTCCACACACACCTTGCTGACCAGAATACTCGAGCAACACACACAGCCAAAATCTCACTGTCTTCAAAGCTGATCATCTGCAAAGGCAAGGGTTATCCTCATGCTACCCTTTATCTGTCAGGCACAAACACTCCTGCATACGCTAATTAGTGTATCCTAGAGGGATAATGAACCCCGGGTTTGTTTGAACTTGCTACTACCCCAGCAAAGCAAATCACCTGTTCTAGAGCTCAGGCTCTCAAAAGTCGGTGAGATTAAAACAACTGTGAGCTGAAACCTGATCTACGGTGGAAAGATCCCAAAACACAGAGGGCTGGGTTTGCCAGCCCGCTTACAGTACTGCCTGCCACTGATAAACAGGCAACTGAGTCTATTTCTCACTCTCATTTTTTACCTTGGACGCTAAGACCAAACATCCCCATTTCACTTATTAACTGGGATGTAACGCTTTTCATGCCTCGTTGTATGGTTCAACAGATGTGAAAGGGAATTATCACTTCAACATGATATCAagactctctttttttttttttaagctgatgGTAGATTACTAAGCCTGAATTCTTGTTTAATTTTAGTGTGTTAATTGATGGAATAATGAGCATTGATTATATGTGTTTTGGCTTCGTCATTGCAATTACAGGCTCTGTTTTATTCATGAGCCTGTCCTAAAGAATGCACTAGAGATCTAAGACAGCTTAAACCCCTCAGAAAAAGGCTCTGAATTGTTTGAGTAATGACACTCTTAGATGGAAAATTAAAGGTTCTCTTTTCCCATGCTTTTTAAGATAATTAAAATCCAGGAACGGTAAGGTGGTGAACATCCTTATTCATTAGCCTTCAGTAATTTAGCTTCTACTaaatgaggaaaacattttaattctcTAGGCCATCTGTTGCAGTCTCCTTTGTGTGTCCCGTTACATAAAGTCTCATCATGGATAGTTTTAACATCAGTATTGTATCCTTTCACCAGGAACCATGAGCTGGGTGAGGTAGTTGAAGTCACTACCTATTAACAGACCACCATGGAATTAAAGTGGCTGCTTGGTGTTTTAAGTTGAAGTTATCCTGTCTAGACACCTCTAGGCAAAGGATCCGCAGAGAGGAGCCCGTGCATGGAGATAGGCGGTGTGACAAGCTGTGTTTTCTAATAGCGATATCCATGCCAATAAATAACAAAGTTCATTGGAGCCCTTCCAGTTCCACTAATGTGCGACTGCTCTGCCATATGGCTCCGTGCTGCTTTTGGAAGCAGCCACTCTCTGTTCGGGTGGGAACCACGGCAGAGGCTCCGTGCTGGATGCTGCTTTGGAAGTGGAGGCAGAGCAGGTCTATCCACTGTGGCGGGGAAATAGAATAAATATTAGAGTAGGAGTGTCCTCACCTAGGAGTAAATGCTTTATCAGGAATGAGGAAATGCTTGGATTCTGACTCTGGCTGTAGGAATAGCTCACTTTATAGCTTGGGGCAAGTTACATTATCCCACACTGGGAAAGTTTCtcattaaaattataatttgtaTAAATGAACGGATGCAGTGTCAAAGTTATTCGTGATGAAAAGTTACATCCCCACAGGTCTAAGAGGATCCAGGTTCCATTATGAGTTTGTTTCTGTCAAATTCCCCTGTAAAGTACAAGCCCCAGTACTtgccagcccagcagtgccttccaggggctgctgcaggctggtgtATTTAACTGGCTCCACGATTGCCAGGTAGTGTTTACATTATTGATAGGCATGGCTACAAGCAGACTGCTTCCACGGGGCAGAGCTTCAATCCACCTGCTTGCTATTACTCCAGTTGCTTGGAGATCACAAACAGCCAGGCCTCGAGATGTGTGGCTGCAGAGCAAGTGTTCCAAGTATGAAGCAGTACTCGGTCAGTCAGCCAGCTCCTGCTTCCACCAAAAAAGGCCCTCCAGCTGCTGAAGGCGTGCCCAAGGGGTAAGTCATCGCTTTGTTATGGCATCTGGGTGATCTGCCATTTGTCTTGAAACTCATTATCTGGGTGTGTTTGTCTCTGTCACATGCTCTGTAATTAGTTTCTAGCAATTCAGCACAAGGTAAGCAGGTTTTAGGTTTTGATTGAAAGCAGGGAGGTGCTTCTCATGAATGTGAGTCCTGCTGGAAATAAAAGCTATGTGCCTGCTTCAAACGGAGAGTATTGGTGAGGAGGGGGTGGTAGACCATTCTCTCCTGGGAATGGGTGTAAAACTGAGAAATCTCTAAGACCTCTTTCATGTTCATGAAGAAATTACATTGTGTTGCAATGTCCCTCACTTAAAATTAATAATCGGCTTTAGTAACAACTCCAGGCTACTCACTTAGGTGAGGGATTAGAAGCTGTGTGATGTTCTTGTGCTGTTTGTAGAGGCCAGTTTCCTTTCCACTGTGAAGGAAAGACACTGTCCCTTGGGAAGGTCTGACTTCCTGGGGtgttaaataaaacagaaatgagCAAACTCATTCGTGGAGAAATTAAATACCCAACACAATTTACTGAGTGATAATTGTGCCTCTCTGCTTTCTCACCACCAGCATACCCATAGCCAAGCAGCTGGCATCAGTAAAAGGTAAGGGGAGCCCTTCATTGTCCCTTTGGGGTTCAGGTCTTTCATAGCCCACATGCAGAAAGTTCTGGCAATGTCACAGGGCTTGCAGAGGCCGTGCAGATCCTCAGCTGATGCAAGTCAAGAGGGTCTCATGggtccctgtgctcctgtgttGTCACATCTCTTGTGCTTGCCTTTTCATAAAAAATCACAACACAAATCCTCTGTGTAACCTCTGCTAACAGAGGCTTGTGAGTGTGCAGTCTTTGAGTCATGCACGAGTGGGGGAATGAATCCAGCCCAAATCCCAAGATTGCCATAATGCTGAAGTGCAGCACTGGCACTCAGACACGGACATTCCTGTGCAGCCAGGCTTCCAAACGGGCCATGTTTTCCCTGATACAGCTCTCTGGGAGTCCAAATGCATCTGGGAGGTGGTCACCATGGCCTGTCCCCATGGTGTGGCAGGTCCTTACTTGATGCCTAGGGTCAGGATAGACCAGATGGGTCTCAAGCCCCATGCTGTGTCACAGCCCTGGCTCCTAAGGAAAGCTTCCTTCAGGGTGTGATTGCATGGGATATGAGGCATGTTGCTGGCCCACTCCAAATAAAATCTGGGCCAGATCCTCTGTGGGTATAAACAGTTTCAGTCTCATTAACTTTAATGAAACTACACAGATTTCCACCCACCCAGGACGGTTCTAACAGAGTCCTTTCAATTATATCTCAAAAgccttattttttcctttttttttttggacaaaCTTTTCCTCCCTCCAGCTCTAAGAAAAGGCTCAGACCTTGAAAAGGCTTTTGCTACAGCAGCTTTGGTGTATAACAACTATGCTGACCCCGAGAACAAGCTCAGCAAAGCTGAAACCAAGAGCTTACTGCAATCCCAGTTTTGGCATTTCATACAGGTGAGGGGGTCTGCATTGATTTCTCACTGGGACAGTCCTGGCTGGGCCCTTTGGGTGCAGGAATGGCAGCTCAGGCTCTGTCCTGCAGCTTGGCAAGCATGGGGTAATCCCAAACGTGACTTTAGGGATTTGGTACAAACATATTCTGTGACTTAGTTGCTTTATGTTAAGCCTGTGTCTGACATGGCCAAGGGAGAGCACAGCAATAAACCACATGATGCCTGCTTGaatttgtttaaagaaaacagggcaattgcaaaaaaaaaccccaaccaaccaacaaaacaaattaaaacccTTGGATGATGACAGGAGGCTGGATTTGTGAAGAGAAGAAACCCATGGCATTTAATGAGGTGTTTGGTGGTTTGCCAGGGCACTGAGCCAGCACTGAGAGCCTGCCCTGTGCCACAGAGCCCTGCTCACTGCAGTCACTGATGGGGTTCCTGGGAGAGAGGGGCAGAAAGCCTCACCCACCTGGCTGGGTATGGTGAAAAGCTGCCATAGTAGCACTGGTGGCTGTAAACTtcctgcagggttttttttccctccctaaattaaaaaaaaaaaaaaaaaaattatcaagtgGTAGGAAAAGCTATATAGGACTAATAAAAAAGAGCTCAGTAAGTAAATGAGACAGGTAATACCTTTACttccaaaaataacaaaatcacATATCTGTCTGGGGAGGGGAAACTGGCACCAAATTAGAAATTAGGCACcttattgaaaaataattgaaaatatcACTCGAAGCAATTAAGCTTGGGGTCCTGAGATGTTTTGGAAATTATTAAGCTAGAAAACAACCCTGGAACTTTAGCAAGGTTTTTTCATaaggaaatataaataatagaTATGTTACAGAATTTTAATAATCCATTCCAATAGGATTGCCCAAAAGAACCAAGAGTAGCAGTACTAAAGTTATGCCTGTAAAATCAACAGTTCCTAAGACCTTCATAATatgtatttctatatatttGAATATTAAATTTAAGAGGGTTGGTCACTTGGTTGTTTCCTCCTCCCAATTTTATCAAGACACGGGACTCCTTTTTTCGCTAGCAGTTACCAGCTATATCATCATCATTGTCAGATTTTCAGTCACGATTAGGTGTCTTTTTAAAGTTATATTCTGGATTCTGATAGAATCTTTGAGGAATGGTTGTTCTCCTTTCTGgttgaaataatatttctgtttgaaTTTCCTTGGATAACTTTTGAAAAACTAAAATGGGTGTGGACATAACAACCTGTATGGGAAAATAAAGAGTACATTAATATTTACATAAGTAGAtgtcttgtttttttctaatgatGCCATAAAAAAGGAacttcatgcttttttttttccatttaaaatccTCCATAGGgccaagaaaacaaaccaaaataccaggaaataatttcttccttggATGAGGAGTCGGAGAACAAAATCAATTTTGAAGATTTCATGATCTTGTTAGTCAGTCTCACTCTAATGTCTGACCTGCTGCAGGAGATCAAAAATGTGAAAACCACAAAATGATCTGTggttttaaagaagaaatggCTTGGCAGCATATGAGGAAAGCATGAGTGAGCTACACAGAGATACCACTGTGTGCCTGGATACCCTGTGCTGGTCCCTTTTAAATTGAATAAAGTTGTGTCCAAACCTGGTTAAACTTACCCCTCTCTTGAAACACTCCACAAAGTCGCTGCTCAGGGATTTGTGTCCACTACATTCGTGCTTTGAGAGAGTGACTGGCTCCTGCTGGGTCCAAGACCAGTTAACAGCTAGGGGCAACCCCCAGCCCAGTTTAATGCCAGGGAAAGGCAGCCCCTGCTCTCCCAGACCTCTCCCTATGATAGTGTGGGAGATGATGGAGAGATAGCTGCCAAAATGTGCAGCCCCATCCCTTGAGGCAGGGCTGCCCAGCTCCCCTGGCTCTGCCAGTCACGCAGGGGgttcagccctgagcagagcatTACCAGTGATGGGTTTCACAAGGGGCAATGATCACAAAATCTGTTGCTGTCTTAGGTAAAGATGGATTTTAGCCTGTGTGGTTTCCACCCCACCGGTAACCCTGCTGAAGGGagcatttgtttgcttttatttcctcctcCAACTGCTCTCTTTGTTTAGAGATCACAATGGCAGGAATTTCAAGTCCAACATTTGCAGGGCACCTTTGGCAGTGCTGTGCTTGTATGACCAGGGGAGTGACCCAAAGCAGATTCAGCCAGCTGAATCTGCTGTTCCatgaaactgtgaaaagcagaaGCCAGATAAGAGGTAGTCCAGACCAGGGATGGTGAGAAAGAAGGGTGGCcaataaattgtttttattgGAACTGAGTGATATTGGTAAGAGCCTCAGTATTAAATTCTCATCATCCTAATATCTGGGTTGATTCCTACCTACAAAGTCCTGGCTCAGAGTCAACATTTATCCCACTGTGACATCCCTTTGGGACACAAAAAGTAGTCTCACACCCCAGGAACAGAACAGCCTCTCTAAGGGTGTAATAAGACTCTACCAAGATGAACCAGCCAGCAAAACATTGgagactttttaattttttcttcttccttggcTGAAAAGGAGAAGACAACAATGATTTAGCTTTGGTGCATGAATTTTTAACAGGAAGGGATCAAACCCTCTAGTGTTAATAGAGGGAAATTAATGCCAGCTGAGTAATGAGATTTAACTCTGACATAAAAAGGCTTTCAGGAGCTCAGATGATGTTTTGTAATGGATTTCGATGTGAAGGAAAGACTGCACAGAAGACCAGCAGCCAATTGTTTGGAGAAGGAAGGTCTCTGTGTCGTGTGGGATGGAGCTGAAGGAAGAAATGCAAATGGATATGGTGGGTTTTGAAATGAAACTCAGCAGGTAAGGTACTGGGCCTGGACCTCAGCCAGGACATGGCCTCATCTGTGGGCTAAAAATTTACAACTGGTCCTGCTACAAATAAAACCTCTTATTAGCAAAGCCCCTTCTGTGATGGTGGGTTACAAGAACAGGCAGCACTCAGCCTGTGGCAAGAAATGGCAAAGCCAGCACGCAACATTTCTGTCTGTTTGACTGCTCAGGGACATCAGCACATCCTCCTGCTGAGGGACTGGTGTCCCAGCACTGTGAGGATGACTGCTCCCATGGGGTGCCCATCAAGCCTCCCAGGGGTAGGATCACCCACACTGGTTTCACAGTTTAACACTGATACTGTGTCCCTGGTGTTATTCAGACTCTTTCCCTGTCCTTCTCTTGGTTTTTGGCCAGGTAGATTTGTGAAAGCCTAAAGTATCAGCTGATGCTCCTTTTCTGGGGTAGGAAGATGGACAGAATGTGAGTCTCTAGGCAGGTTTTCCATTTACTCAggcaaagaaaacacagcacagccctgaaaaGATTGTTTGGGAGCCACTGGTGATACTGGAAACATACATTTCCTAACATCCctctgttacaaaaaaaaaaaaaaagtgaaaggaaaaaatattgtgaaGCCAATTAACGAAAAGTTCTTTGAAATTGCTAAGGCTCTAACAgagtttttgttattgctgaaaTGTTTCTAAATCTTGCATGACTTGAATGAATGACTTAAGAGCCTTTTATCAGATCAATTCACTCTGTCACCTCATCATGTGCAAACCCTTTTTATCCTAGTTTAGTGTGTTGTGAGCAGCATCCTGAGTCCCTGGCTTGGATCAAAATCTCCTTGTGCTAAGCACAGTGAAAATTCAAAGTAAGAAGCAATTCCTGAACAACTCAGCAGCAAAGATATTAAAATGGTAGGGAAGAGGAACTAAGTGTCTTTTGAGCACATATAGCAGAACTGGATTCGAGCCTACACTGGGCTCCTCACACAGAAGCCGAGGCACTGTGATGGTTTCTGCAAGAGTTTCTGAACAAAGTGAATGGCATGTGCAAGGCTCGATCTGCAGCAGCCCTTGAAAGTCCCACCTGATGCTCAAAAGCAGAAGGACGTACTTGGAAGAGCCCCAGCATCTTCTTTTAGTTACGAGTAGGCAGAAATTTGCACCTTGACTGTGGAAGATGCTCTTTTATTAACTCAGACTATTTGTGGCTGCCCTGAGCACTCTCATCTACTGGCTTTGAAGCTGCTCTGGTGCAGACAGCATGTCTGGCTGCATCCTCAGGGAGCTGGCGCTATGCTTGCTTAAAAGGCTACTGTTGTGCTTTATTTTGTTCCTAGTTTGCTCCAGTTGGAAGCAAAGAGAGTTCATCACTGATTtctcagagcagagcccagcaagTGCTGAGGAGTTGAGCAGAAGCTGAGCTGATGAAATCTGCAGGTTCCTCTGCCTCAGCAAGTGGGAACATCATGTCAGTATCTGATACCTTCAGAAGTGAAAGTGTCATGAAAAGTAGCCAGTCAAGACCTAACCTTTGTGTGCTTGGGGTTGTGTTGGGAGGTTGGGAGGACCTTGGGACAGTCTGTAGACTTTGGATCTAAGCTTCAAGTTCTGTTCTGAAAAGTCTGAATCATCTCTGCAGTTACATGAACTTTCAGATGACTGCCAGAGGAGAAATGAGGATCAGGGAGAATTTCAGCCTCAGATCTTCAGCTTCCATTTCCAAATATCAGCTCAAGAAGGCAGGCTCATGCTCATACTTTAATTAGGACACCTACAGCTTCTCCCCATGATTTCTTACTTTATATCTGGCCTTAACTCTTTGGCCGGCTGAatttagaaagttttttaaatctgGCTTTAGCCTAATCTCTGAGGGGCTCTCACAGACTTCAGGGGAACTGTCACATCCCAGTGCACTGCCTTTGAGGAGGTGAGTCAGGGCAGGGCTTTGCATGTTGAACTTTCTTCTGGGAGCCCAGGGCCACACACACCGTATGTACAATGTTTTGTGAGtctttcagggaagaaaagtaCGTTTTTCCACTGTCTTGTTGTTACTGTACCTTCAGTAAAACCTCATATCTTGGGCACTGGAGTCTGGATGCTGAGGGAACCCTGCAGTCTGAGATGTGTTTTCCTTGTCTCTTCCTCCCTCAGAGGACGTGTTGTGTTACTTTTTCATGTAAGTTTAAACTTGCCCTGGGTGCATACACCTTGAAAGTGCCTGTGTGATGCACACCCCACCTCAGTGGTGCCATGTGTCCAGGCCCATGAAAGCTTCTCAGCAGCTACATCCACTCAAGTGGTTGTTGCAGCAGAGAGAGGTAGAGTTTTGCATTGTAGTCTGCAAAGAAAGTGGTTAAATTGTGGCTACATAGCAGGAAAACCTTCTCCAGGAGTACTGGAAAGTTGCTATGTGGTACAACCCCTTAGGAGCTCacacagagcagaagaaaagctttgtcCCAGAATTACATTCTCTGCAAAGTGTGATAATTTGTGAGCCTCAAAGGAGTGCTCTGAAATGTctcttgaaaaaataaaatctctttgtTTCAAGCTCAGTCAGGGAACATAGATGTAGAAGTGGTGTGGTTTATAGCTTTTTGCATTGACAGCTTTTAATCCTGCATTGACTTTCACTGCAGTCAGTGGTTTACAAGCTTTCCAGTGAAGCTGCCTCCTCACTTTGCTCACCTGCTATTCCCTCCCCCTGTATAAGGGTTTATAGCCCTAGAATTGCATCTTCATCCAACAAGGGTGAACAGCAAATAACATTCAACAGCTTCTGGGCCAAAATGCAAATGTGGGTTTATAACAAATGAGTGTGTGATTGCTTGTCAAAGATCCACTGAGTCTCAAACAGGACCTGGAGCACTGaggagctctgggcagggaaGGACCCTGATGCCCAAGATGTCTCTCTCTTCAAACAGCATGAGCTGCAGCCCTGTGTGGGGATGGGTGGCAGCCTCACATTTCTGACATCCATAGCACAAACCCTGGAACCAGGGGAACAATTTCCATCTgtgattttctctttcttttattcCCCTAACcatgatttttcttccttggcTTCTATCTGCTGGATCCTGATGTGTAGAGAAACACAAAACATGGCACATGCTcccaggaagctgctgctggaatcaGTGAGAGGGCAGAACCTCTCGGGTGGAGGGAAGCAGCTGTTCAAGAGAGCATGTTTCTACCCCTCCAGTAAAACCAGCAGCCCAAACAGATGCAGCAGCTCATCAGTGGGCAAAATCAAGCCTCTGATTGTCCTGAGATGATCAATAAGTGATGTACAGAATACCAGGAGCTCCTCCACTCCTGCAATGTCTCTCACACAGATGCTGGTTGGCCTCTGGGCACTCAAGCATCACTGGGGCAAAGGAGAACAAGCATCATGGGAGCTGATTTTGGTGAGTCTTGTCTTGGTGCATGTGATCTCTGGGAGCCTTGTTAAGCACTAGTCAATGTTACAAACTGAAAAAGGAGCTCTCTGGAAAGGCAGCTTGGACTGGATAAACTG
The genomic region above belongs to Poecile atricapillus isolate bPoeAtr1 chromosome 9, bPoeAtr1.hap1, whole genome shotgun sequence and contains:
- the SNTN gene encoding sentan, whose amino-acid sequence is MCGCRASVPSMKQYSVSQPAPASTKKGPPAAEGVPKGIPIAKQLASVKALRKGSDLEKAFATAALVYNNYADPENKLSKAETKSLLQSQFWHFIQGQENKPKYQEIISSLDEESENKINFEDFMILLVSLTLMSDLLQEIKNVKTTK